The nucleotide sequence gaggatcttcttggtagtggcgcccgccctgtggaatgccctcctgtcagatgtcaaggaaataaacaactggctgactttcagaagacatctgaaggcagccctgtttagggaagtttttaatgtttggtgctttatcatgtttttaatattctgttgggagccgcccagagtggctggggaaacccaaacagattggtggagtataaataagaaactgttgttgttgttgttgttgttgttgttgttgttgttgttgttgttgttgttgtatattttcCCACTATTCTTGAAAGAATAACATTGACTAGACCACCTCTTTCCCTACAGATCCTCTTGTGTGCTGTGATGAGAAAATAAAGCCCTGTTGGCAGTGCTACCACCCTTGGAgtctaatagaatcatagagttggaagagaccacaagggccatccagtccaaactcctgccaagcaggaaacacttattattataatagtaataataagaataagcaTAGGATATCCAAATGGGCAGTTGAATCTTAGCCATTCAGAACTGGCAAGGACGTTAGAAaagggctgctggatcagaccagagaacagcatcctgttctcacagtggccaagcagatacctAAAGCAGGGACCTGGGAGTATGGAGGAGCCACAGCTGACCTTAACCCAGGGAAGGACTCAAGCTCAAAGAAAGGCATATGTCTCCTCACCAGAAGGACTGGCCTCTCCATCCTCAACTTCCTGTTTGATTACCACACACAGGTGCCCTTCTTCGGAGTCCCACGGAGATTGCCCTGCATCCGAGAAAtttgcatcttcctcctcctcctcttcctcctcctcctcctccaacgcCACCTGAAACAGCAGAgagcaatcctttttttttttacattatggagccattttgtaatttttaaatattttattttattttgacaaagtaataatcttaaataaataagaataaaaatgtgcaccccaccaccgagaccgtTCTATCGGAACTATCCAACCTCCCGAAATTTCAACGCCTCTTGCGATGGCTTGACCCcattccgttttaacagtacaaattctacaaacaccttccatatctcctcaaaatcatttctcctgcatattccctgtcttaccttaatggcacatgttaatttatcattaatagctatagcccacattcttccattttatattctgcttgccccttccacttcctgcctatcataatttgtgcagctgtcaataaatttgtgagcaagtccttcctagcctgcgaaccttccaccacattgtaaattgataataatgctacatttggtcagctttaacccagtgatttctgttatctccttaaacaccctttgccaaaaaaatgtacatatttacacccccaccacatgtgaaatgtaattccctgtttcctggcatcctctccaacatacaggtgaaactcaaaaaattagaatatcgtggaaaggttcatttctttcagtaattcaacttaaaaggtgaaactaatatatgagatagtgacatgacatgcaaagcgagatatgtcaagcctttacttgttataattgtgatgattatggcgtacagctgatgagaacctcaaattaacaatttcaacttgggggttttcatcagctgtacgccataatcatcacaattataacaaataaaggcttgacatatttcgctttgcatgtcacctgtctatctcatatattaaacaccagtagctgatgaaaacaattgcttatataaatggacttttccacgatattctaatttttcgagtttcacctgttaaCACTGTATAtcccttgtttatttgatttactctgactggtgttaaataccatctccaaactaatttatagtaattttattttattcttatttattcttaAGAGTAAGAATAAGAGCAATCCTTTCAGACTTGGGTGCTTCCACGAGAAACATTGCCCCTAGGTTGGCCTTCGGAAAACAGCCAAGGAAAATGAGACACAAGGCAGAGTCCATCAACAACCTCAAGCTATACTTTTCTCTCATCCCTGGCCCTGTGCCGCACATAGGGAAATAGTTTCACCTGTTTCTCCTCTCTCTCGGCCTCTTGCCGCCTCAGCAAGAACTCCtcagccagggccaccgcctgggagcagctttctgggtcctgtCCCCTGACCCAGGTCTGCATCTCCGGTGGCAGGACAGCCAGaaactgctccaggatcagcaGATCCAAGATCTGCTCCTTGGTGTGTCCTTCGACCGTCAGCCACCCCCTACAAAGTTTCTGGAGTCTACAGTAAGCCCCTCTCGGGCCCtcggcctcctggtagcagaagTGCCTGAAGTGTTGGCGGTTCTTCTCCCTCCTGATGGCGTCCTGTCGCAAAATGGCTGCCTTCACCTTCCCATAATCCCCTTTGTCTCTGGCCTCCAGGTTGCTCAAGGTCCTCTCGGCTTCTCCTCTGAAGACAGGCAGGAGCCGGGCTGCCCATTCTTCTGGGGGCCACCGGCAGGCTTGGGCCACTTGCTCAAAGGAGGCCAGGAAGGCCTTCATGTCATCCCATGGCGCGGGCTCCTCCGACCACTGTGGCATTTTCCAGCCTGAGTGAGGAGACTCAACCGTCTTCGGGGACTCCTGTCAATCAAAACAGATATTTCAAGCCATAGGGCTCGATATCGATGAAAAAGGAAATTCACCTAAGGGTCAAAGCCAACGTTGCTTGGcggtgttttccaaacttggggcTCTAGCTGtttctggattacaactcccatcgtccctagatagcaagaccagtggcaaggaatgatgggaattgtagtccaaaaacagtttggaaaacactgggttagagtgttggactaggagcaGAGTTCAAATCGTCACTCGgtgatgaagctcactgggtgaccttaggtaaaggtaaagggacccctgaccgttaggtccagtcgcaaacgactctggggttgcggcgctcatctcattctataggctgagggagccggcgtttgtctgcagacagcttccgggtcatgtggccagcaggactaagccgcttctggcgaaccagagcagcgcacggaaacgccgtttaccttcccgccggagcggtacctatttatctatttgcacttttgacgtgcttccgaactgctaggttggcaggagcagggaccaaacaatgggagctcaccccgtcgcggggattcgaaccgctgaccttctgatcggcaagccctaggctctgtggtttaacccacaatgccacccgcatcccttgggtgaccttggagcaATGCAATTAAACGTAATTAAGAAACCCTTCTGAATAAGTTCAGGATGTCAGTAACCCCTCTAGTCCATCATCCTTAAATAGCtccatcagtagagcatgagactcttaatctcagcgttgtgggttcgagtcctcaCGTTGGGCATACgattcctgtatttcagggggctggactagatgacccacgtagtcacttccagctctaaaattccgtgattctttgattctatccTGTTATCACAATGGCTAGCCAGACGCCCCCgaggaaagcccacaagcatgaCTTGTGgcttcaagcaactggtattcagaaacatactgccttCTACCATGGCAGTAGCAATGTAGtagtaagaaaaataaaattaaaaagctgctatgccacacacaaaaatcacaacCCATGGGTGTCACCTGTTTCTCCTGCCCCTTGGCCTTTCGTGGCCTCAGCAGGAAATCCTCGACGAGCAACACCGCCTGGGGACAAGCCTCTGGGCCTTGTTCTTTGACCCAGCTCTGGATCTCCGCTGGCAGGatggccaggaactgctccaggatcagcagctccaggatctgctccttcgAGTGCCTCTCCACCTTCAGCCACCCGTAGCAAAGTCCCCGGAGCCGTATGTACGTCCCTCTGGGCCCCtcggcctcctggtagcagaagCATCTGAAACGTTGCCGTTGCTCTTCCCTGTTCTTGGCCTCCGCTCTCAAGATGGCCACCTTCACTTTCCCATAATCCTCTTTGTCTTTGCCTTCCAGCCCACTGAAGGCCAACTCAGCATCTCCTGTAAGGGCCGGCAGGATTCGGGCCACCCATTCTTCCCTGGGCCACCGGTAGGTTTCGGCCACTCGTTCGAAAGAGGCCAGGAAAGACTTCACGTCGTCCCACGGCTCCTCGGGCAACTGTGGCTTCCTGCACTCGGACAAAGGAAACTCCATTTTCTTCAGGAGCTCCTGCCATGTGTCCTCTGTCGGCTCCTCGCCTGGCTCCTGCTTCACCTGCCCTCCTGGAAACCTATGCAAGAATTCCTTGAGGCTCCCATCCTGGAGGAAACCTGtgcttttcccttttctccctgGCGCCTCCTGCAACGTGTCGCCTGTGGTGTCCTGATTCCCCATTTTCATTCTCAAGTGGCTTTACAAACTTAAGAGCACGTTACGGACATTTCTAGAACAAATCGATAAGCATCCCGAGCTTCTGCCTAGAGAATGAAAAGGGcagaaacaaaagagaaaatgaaTTCACAAGAGAACAGAGAGCTCTAATATTGCAGCCACTTGCGTATGCTAAAAAATGGTAACTGCATGCAAGTTATACTGGGGAAAaaactgcatattttttttactcTTTTGTAGTTTTAATACTATCACCTACTAATAAGAGAGAGACTAAgtacacaccatagatttaaagcacatgtttTTCCCctcaataatcctgggaactgtagtttgttaggagtgctgggaattgtagctatgcaGAGATgccaactacatttcccaggattattttttttggggtgggggtaaatcagtgtgctttaaatgtgtggtgtgcacaAAGCCTTGGCGACCGTACCCCAGTGAAAATGTCATGTTCCCTggccctttttcttctttgtataTATTAAATTTCCGCttttcctctcaaaggagcccggGGCCGCAAACAACAGCAAACAATCCAAGATAACAATCAAAATGTTTTGAGCATCTAAAAAAACCCCTAAGCACACCTAAAATACTTCTAAAACAGTCGCGTGttaacctacacaaacaacgctgacaccaaaccctactcatatcaagtaaaaaaagaaacaccgtcaccccaccccacctatctccccatcccacccacctctctcccccttttcttcctaatgtctcaacaacaaaaaactgatttgtagaaatgttatatggaaaaatatgagagagacattgcactacctttgtaaatcaagaaaatctttaattaaaatgtttttttttttttaaaaaaaagtgtcacGTGTGAGCCGccctcacagctaataatttcaagcTTGCAAGGAGCAGCAtcttttcagccatcaaatgcctgggtgaacaggaacgtttgaacaaaataaaataaaaaattctttccagtagcaccttagagaccaactaccgtaagtttgttcttggtatgagctttcgtgtgcatgcacactacacacacacacacacacacacacacactgctttttctgggggacgcaggggtaggcatacccctaaacattttgtgaatctttgtattattgtccatttactgttatttttcctgatttgaactataaaatggtgattttcctgattcaaaatgagagtaccccttaacatttttaaaggaaaaaaagcactgtatatattcaagaggatctatctatctatctcctccTGAATGTTGATAATGAATGGGAATTCCCCCTgccggaaaccctggagagctgctgccagccagtgttgacaatacaATGCTAGATGACCCACTTTACCTAGGTATAGATCTGCATCTGTACCtatatatttccttccttccacagagGAGTCCTGCCTCCTTTTCCTGATCTGGAAGCAGCTGGGTGGGAAGGATCCTGCCGTGCAAGGATccaaagggtggggagggggtagtTATGGGGGTGCCCCTTTCCTCCTGCACCGTCTacccccttcctccccgccccctctccCTGCAGCCCCTCCATGCTCACCCCTCCATGGTGcacattctttcttcttcttgcaggAAAAAAAGGATCTTCCCAGGcgccccctcctcccacaacagGAAAAGACCCTTTGCCTGCTCCCCCGCCCCATAaatcctcatctctctctctctctgctgtcttTTCTAGGAAGCAAAGCTCGGTTGGTTTAACCCCTTTTGAGCTCTTGCTCTGGGAaacgtcacccccccccccgacctatGGCTGGGTGGGAGGGACATCGCGAAGGGGCCTCTTGCGCAGAATCAGAGAATCgtaagagttgggagggatccccaggggtcatctagtccagcccccccccctccgcagtACAGAGATGGGAGCAacggggtcggactagatgaccctcggggatccCTTTCTACGGTTCTATAATTCTTAGAGCAGGCTTGCTTGCTGCGGCTCAGCTGCAGCAAGGCTGGAGCCAAATGGGTGGGAATCGCGGGGAAAGGGCAGATCGCCGTGGGGGGAAAAAAGAATCTGGGAGGAGCTGTCCTCCCTTGGAAGTGTTTCACTGGGAACCGGAGCAACAGAGGAACCTGCCTTATTCCGAGTCAGATCAGGacgtctgcactgactggcagtgctgTCCTGGCCTTCAGGTGGGGTGGCGCTTTCAGCCCTATGGAGATGCTTGAGTATTGAAACGTCTGCATTAAAAGATTATGCTCTTCCACTAAGTTGTTCGGCGTTTCCATCTTAGGTTTTACATGTATCTGTCTGGGATCCTGCGCTGAGCAGGGATTGGGTTTAATGACCACCAAAGCCTAGAATTCTCCctagtatagggaagtttttaatgtgtaatgctttactgtggttttataacaaaataaaatatattttttattttatattaattttttattttattttgttttgactatggcagaccaacatggctacctacctgtaactggaactgtggttttataaattgctggaagccacccagaatcgctggggcaacccagtcagatgggcagcatagaaacagaaatattactactactactactactactactactactactacttgggGAACTTTACAACAACATTTTTTGCCCCGATTTTGATTTTTGGTGTGTAGGTTTTGCCTGTTTTTGTGGGGGTTTGGAACACTGAGATCACCAATTTTTCTTCTGGCtattttgtggtgcccacaaGTGTCTTAGAGTTCCAAATGTGCTCCCCCCCAACTTCTTTTTGCATGTAGAGGAGTCCATCCTTAACCAGTTAGCTGCCTGATAACATTTCAATAAGTTTGCTTATGAATACGCCCCACCCTACAGGAATTCTGAAGCAAAATACAAGCTTtcttcatgtgtgtgttttttgatgATACAGGCAGGTTTTCCATGTGCGAGAGAGGGAAATGCCTCTTTGGGAATTAAGCTTGCTGCTGCGGTTTTtgcgttttaaaaaaaatgcattttaaaattgatCAAGAGGATGGAGCAGCTCTGCTATGAGGAAACGTTAGAAAATTTGGGACTCTTTAattcagagaaaaggcaagagggGACATGAAAGGTGTGAGCGTAGCATGGAGAAAACAAATGGAGACATTTTTATCTCCCATCATGCTAAAACTTGCAGACACTGAGTCTTCCActttggcagggtggggggaaacttGGAAGGAGAATTTGTCAATGCAACACAACTGAAATATGACTACAGCTCCTGATCCGTTCTCAAGCTGGCGTTCAGGATTTTGAGTTTGCCACAGGACTCTTTCCAGCTGAAATGTGTTTGGCTATTGGCGGTGGAAGATACCTGTTCCATCTTTTTTGCATACCCCACCACATTCTTGGGTTAATCTGGGTTCACTTTGCACCCCAGCTGAACGAGTGACAAAGACAACAGACTCCAAACTAGCAGAAacaaattaaatattttattgatatACAACGGAGGATTAGTAATGGGTGGGTGTAGAATCATTGGTCTACAATACACCATGAGCAGTAAAACACAATGGAAATAATCTCAGTGATCATatacataaaaaaggtaaaggtaaaggacccctgacagttaagtccagtcacagatgactctggggttgcggcgctcatctcgctttacaggccaaggggagctggcgtttgtccacagacacttttactgggtcatgtggtcagcactaagccacttctggcacaacagaacaccgaaaccagagcagcgcatggaaacgccgtttaccttcccgccggagtgatacctatttatctacttgttctggtgtgctttcgaactgctaggttggcaggagctgggaccgagcaacgggagctcaccccgtcgcggggattcgaaccgccggccttctgattggcaagcccaagaggctcagtggtttagaacacagcgccacccgcgtcccttatataCATAAAGAACTCATTAAAAATAGTGGCATAATCATGGACAGACTCACCCAAAGCAAAGTGACTCATCAAAGCAATTTGAATGCCTGCCTCTCCCTACCAAAAATCCCCCCCAGCCCATCTAGTTGAAAGTGCCCTACACCCCCTTAATTTCCTGAGGCGATCTATGCTGCTTAACATTCTGGAATAATGTTCAGAGGTACTACCCACCCAGTACAATGGGTCTGTGGCTCTCCCAGCAGAGTTAGaacaggaagggagggaagaacaAAACAAAGAGAAGGAAGAATAGAAAAGGGAAGGGGGTCCTTGGACAACACATTCAATATTGATCAGAGATGGGGACCGGTTTCATCATTTGCATTATGGGCTCAGAGCTGGACACTTCAACCCTCACCAAGTTCCCAAACTTTTCTAAGGCAGGGGGaatttgtgaccctccagatggactccaactcccatcagctccggcAGCCAGCATGCCatgtgatcagggatgatgggagttgagtccagcaacatctgaaaggcgaGAGGTTCCCCTTGCTCTGTTCCAGCAGAAAGCAGCATTGCCACGGATGCGTTGCCTGTGCATGCTGAGCCCCAACCACCAGCTGCTTGCCGTTGGGGCTTGCAAAGTGCTGTACACGGGGCTTTGCAAGTGCCAACCACCAGGCAATTGGCAGGGGCCTGCAAACCTCCTGCTGGCCTATCTACAACGCCTCCTATCTGGGCCGGAGGCTCCCCATTGCTGGTTTGCAGAATCAGACAATTTGAGGGTGGCTCCCAAGCTATACAACAagttggagaacctttggccctccagatgttgctgaacgacaaatcccatcatccctggccatcggGCCTGCTTTTGGTGGGAGCTGTCACTCAGCAGCATCTAGAAAGGTTCCCCTGCACCTGCTATAGAAAGCAAGCAGAATTGAGCAGCAGGGGATCTACTAAGAAACCAATGAAGCTTAAATTTCAGGGTccctaatcctggaggggccccagaaTCGACATTAGTccacaatgcttttaaaaaataaaaatgggtctagtagacccGATTGGAGTCACGTGACTCAAAAGAATTTATGTTTTGTTGTTCAACAATcacaaatacaggtgggtagccgtgttggtctgccatagtcgaaacaaaatagaaaattctttccagtagcaccttagaaaccaactgagtttgttcttggtatgagctttcgtgtgcatgcacacttcttcagatacactgaaacagaagtcaccagagtgGGGAGGGTTTAGTCAGTAGCACAGTCAGTTTAGTCAGTAGCACAGATATTGTAAAGGTGCGgggatctgtcatggaacaaccccactgaaaAAGGTTAACAGTagttacccagacctcattgATGGTTGTGCAGGGGCCCCCATAACATCCCAAGCTTCAGGGGCCCCCAAAAGTAGGTCCGCCACCGGAATTGAGGCAGAAGAGTTTGTCTGTTATGCTCAGAAAAAAAATGAGTGGACATGGGCAACCTGAGGCCCCAGAGCCTAATTTCATGCAGCCTTTGGCCTAATTTCATGAGggtggcaaggaggaggaaatgcCGGTGGCCGGGAGGAGGAGCGCAAAGAGAGATGTGTTGCCCACCCACTTATGACACTTACTTGCCCTGCCTCCCGACAGTTTCTCCCTGAGAGAATGTGGCCTTTGATtgggcaaaggttccccatcaTTCCCAAAGAAATATTCCTCCTTCCAAAATGATAACCACAAACATTTCATCCTAGAGCTGAAAATCAAACTCTGGGGTTGAAACGCCAGCTTTCTGCGAGTGGGCTAGGAGCTGATGATTTCGGACAAATTTACCCCAATCCCAGCCATGTGCTCTTCATGGTTGGTACTTGAATGTATCCCCCACTCCAGCATCTCCCACCTCTCATGAAATAAGGTCAATATTCAGGGGGGAAAAGAGATTTAGGGGGTTGCTCAAGGGTCAGATATGCACAGCTCAAACTCCTTACATTACAGGGCCTGTTTTAGATCAATATCACCCTGGGCCTGAATCGAGCCTCTTGTTATATTAGGatagccatatttcaaaaagcgaaaatgcagacacaaaagttgttttaGGGTTGCCCAAAGTCACTGAGCCTCTTATGCAaaatctaaaaacaacaacaacaacaaaaacaagatcatggccactggtcccatcatctcctggcaaatagaagggcaagaaacggaggcagtgagagattttactttcttgggctctatgatcactgtagatggtgacagcagtcacgaaattaaaagacgcctgcttcttgggaggaaagcaatgacaaacctagacagcatcttaaaaagcagagacatccccttgccaacaaaggtccgtatagttaaagctatggttttcccagtagtaatgtacggaagtgagagctggaccataaagaaggctgatcgccgaagaattgatgcttttgaattatggtgctggaggagactcttgagagtcccatggactgcaaaaagatcaaacctatccattctgaagcaaatcagccctgagtgctcactggaagggcagatcctgaagttgaggctccagtactttggccacctcatgagaagagaagactccctagaaaagacgctgatgttgggaaagatggagggcacaaggagaaggggacgacagaagacgagatggttggacagtgttctcgaagctaccaacctgagtctgaccaaactacgggaggcgtgctcgggtccatggggtcaccaagagtcggacatgactgaacgactaaacaacaacaacaaaagtgtttgagctatttttaaggaaactggccaaaatctacacttccgacatgggttgccgtatgtctggattttcccgtaCATTAAGCGAATTCCGCCCAGACACGGTTTACAACaaccaaatcctggctatgtctgggaaattccagacatatttCAGCTCTGTATGGTATTGTTATTGTTCCACTTTCTTACCATAAGGTATTGGAGAGGGTTGCGGCGACTGAGAAACACACATTTCAAAatcagtcgaaataaattcctgTGAAGAGAAGAAGCTGGAtcctgtatatatttatatataaaaatatcacACGTTGAAAGCCATAGGAAAGAAAGGTGTGTCTCCGTCATGCGGCAAAAGCTACGTAATCGTGTCCTCAGACACAAACCCACAGTGGGGGAACTCTGCAGCTTAAGGAAGTCGGAGAGAAAGCTctctcccaagccaccgccctcCACTCAAAAACCTCTGAGGACGGTGGAACTGCCAGGGACCCCCCCTCTGTCGAGCTCAGCACCCAAATGtgcacagggaagaagaagaagaagaagaagaagaagaagaagaagaagaagaagaagaggaggagtttggatttgatatcctgctttatcactacccgaaggagtctcaaagtggctaacattctcctttcccttcttcccccacaacaaacactctgtgaggtgagtggggctgagagacttcagagaagtgtgactggcccaaggtcacccagaagctgcatgtggaggagcggagatgcgaacccggttcaccagattacaagtccaccgctcttaaccaccacaccacactgaagCAGCCCCTCCAGATATCATTTCCTCGCCCTGTGGAGGTTTCTATGCCGTGTGGGTTCTCTCGTGTTTGATCAAGAGCCACTGCTGGCTGAATCGCCTCCAGCAGTGGGAGCACCtgtagggcttctctcccgtgtgagtCCTCTCGTGCCGCACGAGGTCCGAGCGCTCGAAGAAGGTTTTCCCGCACGCTGAGCACTGGtggggcttctcgcccgtgtgctTCTTCTTGTGCTTAATGAGGTTCCAGCTGTACACGAAGCTCTTCCCGCATGTGGAGCAAGTGTACGGCTTCTCCCCGCCGTGCGTCCTCTCGTGCTTGAGGAGCAGCGAGTTGCGGCTGAAGCACTTTGCACACGCCGAGCACTGGAAGGGCTTCTTCTCGGAGTGTGTGGACCTCTCGTGGGCGATCTGGCAGAAGGCTTCCCCGCAGTAAGAGCACTTGCGCGACTTCTCAGGTCTCAGAAGAGGGTCCCTGGGGACGAGGCTCTCCCCGGCGTCCCCTACCTGTCCCCCTCCATTTTGGATTCTTTCAAGTTGGCCAAGCCTGGAGTCTTCGCCGAAACCTCCCTCTGGAACGGCGCAGGGCTGTTCTTGAGGTCTGGAGAGGCGGTCGCAAAGGGCCTCGTCTGCCACGCCAGGAACGGATCCTCCTGCCCAATTCCTCTGGCGGTTTCTTTGCTGCCTCTTTGGGCTATGTTGGCTCCGGCCTGTTTTGCCCACCTCCTCAGCCAGGG is from Lacerta agilis isolate rLacAgi1 chromosome 2, rLacAgi1.pri, whole genome shotgun sequence and encodes:
- the LOC117042461 gene encoding zinc finger and SCAN domain-containing protein 12-like, with the translated sequence MKMGNQDTTGDTLQEAPGRKGKSTGFLQDGSLKEFLHRFPGGQVKQEPGEEPTEDTWQELLKKMEFPLSECRKPQLPEEPWDDVKSFLASFERVAETYRWPREEWVARILPALTGDAELAFSGLEGKDKEDYGKVKVAILRAEAKNREEQRQRFRCFCYQEAEGPRGTYIRLRGLCYGWLKVERHSKEQILELLILEQFLAILPAEIQSWVKEQGPEACPQAVLLVEDFLLRPRKAKGQEKQESPKTVESPHSGWKMPQWSEEPAPWDDMKAFLASFEQVAQACRWPPEEWAARLLPVFRGEAERTLSNLEARDKGDYGKVKAAILRQDAIRREKNRQHFRHFCYQEAEGPRGAYCRLQKLCRGWLTVEGHTKEQILDLLILEQFLAVLPPEMQTWVRGQDPESCSQAVALAEEFLLRRQEAEREEKQVKLFPYVRHRARDERKVALEEEEEEEEEEEDANFSDAGQSPWDSEEGHLCVVIKQEVEDGEASPSVDMCKTENEEEPSEASVERFEDAGNTCPVCGKNFSCKSDLNRHQRTHTGEKPFRCFECGKSFSRGDYLILHQRLHRGEKPYKCSECGKGFYRSTRLISHKRIHLAEKLYKCSGCSKSFCDQSRLMQHKRTQHSSERPYKCSECGKSFIRKAHLTRHQRIHTGKILYKCLECDRSFSCSKHLISHQRIHTGEKPHKCLACGKSFNFSGNLTSHLRMHTGEKPFECSECGKTFSRSAHLTLHQRTHTGEKPYSCLECGKSFSQSSNLTSHQRIHTGEKPYKCSVCDKSFGRGDSLISHQKTHVAETV